A region of the Pueribacillus theae genome:
ATGAAAAGGCCTAAAGAAAAAATCGCCTAGATAAAGCGAGGCTTTTCGGGAACGTATTTCCTTAAAATTGGCTGTACTCGAAAATGGCCGTTCAATCTCTAGCAGAGTTTGAACGGCCATTTTTTTAATCGATGAAATAATTTCTAGGTAAACATTATTTATTAGCGACCGAAAGCAGCTCCTGTTGTCTGAATACTACCTATGTTTTATCGCAAATTTACTCGGGAATGTATTAGACATAACGATCTCTATAAAGCGAGATTTCCATCAGTGGGGGGTTTCTTTATCCCCCACTGATGGTTAGTAAGACTTATCGGGGTGTTAGCGTCCGTTATCTCACTTAGACTTCTTCGAAATCTCTAAATCTTGAGGGATCTTACGGACGGTTGCACCGGGATAAATTGCTTTATCTGTAGAGGAGTGAACACATTGGATCTTTTAGAGGATGCAAAAAATTTCCATAGCGAATTAATCAACTGGAGGCGTCATCTTCATGAAAATCCGGAGCCTAGTCTAGAAGAGTATCAAACCTCAAAATTTGTACAGGATCGCTTAAACGAAATGGGGTTTGCAAATATCGTTCAAATGGCAAGGACAGGGGTCGTGGCCATGGTTGAAGGCCAAGAAAAAGGTGAAACGGTTGCACTTAGAGCCGATATGGACGCCCTTAGGATGGCAGATGAGAAAACAACGGAATATAAATCGAAAAACCTGGGCATCACACATGCATGCGGCCATGATGGGCATACATCCATGTTATTAGGAGCCGCCAAATTGCTAAAAAAACACCCTCCCAGAAAAGGGTCAATTAAGCTGATTTTTCAACCTGCTGAAGAAGGACAATTTGGTGCAAAAAAAATGATCGATGAAGGCGTACTGAAAAACCCGACAGTCAAAGCAATCGCAGCATTGCATGTAAATCCCGATGTACCAACTGGTTACTTCACTTGTTCAGCAAATGAAGCATGTGCGGCCTCTGATTCCTTTGAAATTGAAATCATCGGCCAAGGCGGACATGCCGGACACCCAGATAAAGCAAAAGATGCGATTACGATTGCCGCTGAAGTCATTACCTCTTTGCAACAATTAATAAGCCGTGAAATCGATCCGGTATCCCCTACCGTTATGACTGTTGCGAACATTCAGGGGGGAACAGTGAACAATGCCATTGCTGGCATTGTGAGAATGGCTGGCACAGTGCGAACATTGGATTCGGAAATACGCGAAACAATTGATGATAAAATGGAACGCATCATTAAAGGCATAACCGAAGCTTTCGATGCAAAATTTTCATTCCATTATACGCGCCTCTATCCACCGTTGCTAAATGCTCGATCGTTAGTAACAAGTGTTGAAAAGACGGTGAAAGAAACCTTAGGCGAAGAGCGATTTCAAATTTCCAAACCATCAACTGGCGCCGAAGACTTCGCTTTTTATACGAATGAAGTTCCCGGTGTGTATTTTCGGCTTGGTGTACGAAACGAATTGAAAGATGCTGTTTACCCCCTTCACCATCCTAAATTTGATTTAGATGAAGAGGCCCTTCCTTACGGATCAGCTATTCTCGCCCAATGGGCATTAAACCAATTAGAAAATAATTAGACACGAGGATGATGGTGATGACGCTTAAAGACTTGTACAAAAATCAAAAAATAGATTCAGAGGGCGACAAACAACGAGCCTGGGGAAATTTTGGAATGACCGCAAGCGCAACGAAGGAAGCCTCCCAAGCAGGCGCCGAACTGTTAAAGTCTGGCGGCAATGCCATGGACGCCTTGGCAGCCATCCAATTTGGGCTCGCTGTATCAGAACCGTTTAATACAGGGCTCGGTGCAAGCGGGTTTATCATCTATTATGATAATCAAACTAAGAAAACGACCGTTATCCAAGGCCATTCTCAAGCACCGGCCAATATAAAGAAAAATGTCTTCGTGGATGAACATGAAGACGAGATTCCTTTTTTTGAGCGTTCCACTCCGGGTACAGCCGTAGCCATACCGGGGATCATTAAGGCGTTTTCCGCCGCCATGGAAAAGTACGGAAAGAAAACATGGGAAGAAGTCTTACAGCCCGCGATAGCATTCGCTGAAAATGGTGTTGAAGTAAACGAGTCATGGAAAGTGGCCCTTGAACGCTTTCGCATGCGTTTAGGAGAAGAAGCAGAGAATTTTTTCATGCCGGAAGGCGTGCCGCTGACGGTAGGCGAAATCGTACCAAATAAAGAACTGGCAAAAACGCTCCGTATCCTGCAAACAGAAGGAGCCGAAGCATTTTACAACGGCGAAATTGCCAATGCCATCGTAAAAACTGTTCAAGAAATGGACGGTTGCCTGACAAAGGAAGACCTCAAAAACTATGAAGCGGTTTTTCAACAACCCCTGCGGGCTCATTATAAAGGGTTTGAAATTGTCGTCCCAAGCCCGCCAAACGGAGGCGGATTTGCATTAATTTATATGTTGAAACTGCTTGAAAAGCTGCATATTGAACAATACGATGTCCGCTCATGGGAAAAATATTACCTCTTGGCTGAAACATTGCGTATCATGACAGCCGACAAACTGGCGCACATGGGAGACCCGAATTTTTACGACGTGCCCCTTCAAGGATTGGTTCATCCTGATTACATCGCTGAACGATTAAAATTGTACAACTTTAAAAACCGCAATCTTGATATCAGCTTCGGCAATCCATGGAAATATGAAAAGAACGGAGAGCCAAGCGGTTTAAAACCGCATACAAATGAAAAAGGAAGTGAAACCACCCACTTTATTGCTGTTGATAAATGGGGAAATATTGCAGCCTGTACATCCTCCCTTGAGCATATGTTCGGTTCGGGCATTATGGTTCCGGGCTATGGTTTTTTACTGAACAATGACATGACAGACTTTGATCCATCCATAGGCGGCATTAATAGTGTAGAACCGCATAAATTTGCCGTAAGCATGAAAACGCCGACACTAGTCTTCAAAAACGGCAAGCCGCTTTTAACACTCGGTTCCCCGGGCGGCCCCACTATTGTCGCCTCTGTATTGCAGACGCTTATCCATGTCCTTGATTATAAAATGGATTTGAAAGAAGCAATTGAAGAGCCAAGAATCTATAATGGCACCGGCCCGCTCATTTGGTGGGAGGAAGGCATGCCAGAAGAAGCAAAAAGGGTACTTAAAGAGATGAACTACGAATTTGAT
Encoded here:
- a CDS encoding M20 metallopeptidase family protein, giving the protein MNTLDLLEDAKNFHSELINWRRHLHENPEPSLEEYQTSKFVQDRLNEMGFANIVQMARTGVVAMVEGQEKGETVALRADMDALRMADEKTTEYKSKNLGITHACGHDGHTSMLLGAAKLLKKHPPRKGSIKLIFQPAEEGQFGAKKMIDEGVLKNPTVKAIAALHVNPDVPTGYFTCSANEACAASDSFEIEIIGQGGHAGHPDKAKDAITIAAEVITSLQQLISREIDPVSPTVMTVANIQGGTVNNAIAGIVRMAGTVRTLDSEIRETIDDKMERIIKGITEAFDAKFSFHYTRLYPPLLNARSLVTSVEKTVKETLGEERFQISKPSTGAEDFAFYTNEVPGVYFRLGVRNELKDAVYPLHHPKFDLDEEALPYGSAILAQWALNQLENN
- the ggt gene encoding gamma-glutamyltransferase — protein: MTLKDLYKNQKIDSEGDKQRAWGNFGMTASATKEASQAGAELLKSGGNAMDALAAIQFGLAVSEPFNTGLGASGFIIYYDNQTKKTTVIQGHSQAPANIKKNVFVDEHEDEIPFFERSTPGTAVAIPGIIKAFSAAMEKYGKKTWEEVLQPAIAFAENGVEVNESWKVALERFRMRLGEEAENFFMPEGVPLTVGEIVPNKELAKTLRILQTEGAEAFYNGEIANAIVKTVQEMDGCLTKEDLKNYEAVFQQPLRAHYKGFEIVVPSPPNGGGFALIYMLKLLEKLHIEQYDVRSWEKYYLLAETLRIMTADKLAHMGDPNFYDVPLQGLVHPDYIAERLKLYNFKNRNLDISFGNPWKYEKNGEPSGLKPHTNEKGSETTHFIAVDKWGNIAACTSSLEHMFGSGIMVPGYGFLLNNDMTDFDPSIGGINSVEPHKFAVSMKTPTLVFKNGKPLLTLGSPGGPTIVASVLQTLIHVLDYKMDLKEAIEEPRIYNGTGPLIWWEEGMPEEAKRVLKEMNYEFDDIPLEIGNVQAVLFDQEKNLYYGACDSSRPGIPVGL